The following coding sequences lie in one Silvanigrella aquatica genomic window:
- a CDS encoding PD-(D/E)XK nuclease family protein yields MELEFFEKSLFLCEYKSIKEFAKIFNECFKSNYTTQWSIVCERKEDLITVRNQVLFEIEQLQEKNPHNSEGLFGISMYTLDNLARNFCATIAATTNKNIINEIPKFITKPYLDVINQEHFIKNVLNFYGYLGNDSLPLAKQILSLLDISWPEDASFAKLLISTQDLENISAIQEINEKVLKQILATYQFTKLEFEKYSRLQSLVKEYLQEKFSDHIQENDTNLILPLKFLNGHILWISAPEYINSHSKEIPNDIEKFSGSTIKPGNFQSYFVDEFKKSILTARKILNVKSTSFLTSRTVIFDSHNDVQIDQSHIHYYVSENRHCYSENIESVLINQENTICLLADFDPGKFRETRPDAAGRYPMSSQFIAEWNKNNLKFLDAEEIYPQIDSHFDNFLEQLSLIDNESKFDSIGKKYSLEIKKRDENFISHLFLKNMESEYVQIGQQHPVLNCPKALSYFASPDIPKKIIAIGRAHAPTGSSFHVKVLNNAISILRKQGVSIDLPASELMYRGFWKNISNLKIPLEFWLENSEELQQFPNYLLPKENIFKFGKALPPSAHSHLINRFSYSSNDKKILIPNWKSELFDINKNISITSFEKYIQCPLQFFLSEVLNIKKEEQEELSIDNKEIGSRMHVVAEQFMTRLVTLLGNYNYEKIMPSIYKNILNSLKIEENFLSSNKDQWKKIINNCIIKESTEFKKEIQITFEEAIDNIWDVFKNENKMNFTLIQEREILKRTFFRFLNIEYFSIENHPNRLTGIERERPISLELEEMTFTGKIDRIDAHENGLSIIDYKTSNIPKTEKKISLFPSELKEVKGSKLSAQGGLYCLAWAQKKLLEEEENHSRSQIISFSLYHLKNLDEKSNPIISYEFSSLLKKNNETYEKLRKEYSQFALRLKQGDFYPNPIKKDTCNFCDFKVLCPTRVGLNTEEIESFDED; encoded by the coding sequence GTGGAACTAGAGTTTTTTGAAAAATCCTTATTTTTATGTGAATACAAGTCCATTAAAGAGTTTGCAAAAATTTTTAACGAATGTTTCAAATCAAATTACACGACACAATGGTCTATTGTTTGTGAAAGAAAAGAAGACCTTATCACAGTTAGAAATCAAGTGCTTTTTGAAATTGAACAATTGCAAGAGAAAAATCCACATAATTCAGAAGGATTATTTGGAATTTCTATGTATACATTAGACAATCTCGCTCGTAATTTTTGCGCTACTATTGCTGCAACAACAAATAAAAACATAATAAATGAAATTCCTAAATTCATAACAAAACCCTATCTTGATGTTATTAATCAAGAACATTTTATTAAAAATGTGTTAAATTTTTACGGGTATTTAGGCAATGATTCTCTGCCTCTTGCAAAACAAATATTATCGCTCCTGGATATTTCTTGGCCTGAAGATGCCAGTTTTGCAAAGCTTCTTATTAGCACTCAAGACTTAGAAAATATTTCTGCCATTCAAGAAATAAATGAAAAAGTTTTAAAACAAATTTTAGCAACATATCAATTCACAAAATTAGAATTTGAAAAATACAGCAGATTACAAAGTTTAGTAAAAGAATATCTACAAGAAAAATTTAGTGATCATATTCAAGAAAATGACACTAACTTAATTTTACCACTTAAATTTTTAAATGGCCATATTTTATGGATTTCTGCTCCTGAATACATAAATTCTCATAGCAAAGAAATCCCAAATGATATTGAAAAATTTTCGGGATCCACAATAAAACCTGGAAATTTTCAAAGTTATTTTGTAGATGAATTTAAAAAATCAATTTTAACAGCAAGAAAAATATTAAATGTAAAATCAACTTCTTTTCTAACCTCAAGAACAGTTATTTTTGATTCACACAATGACGTGCAAATTGATCAATCTCATATTCACTATTACGTATCCGAAAATAGACACTGTTACTCAGAAAATATTGAAAGTGTATTAATAAATCAAGAAAATACAATATGCCTTCTTGCCGACTTTGATCCTGGAAAATTTCGTGAGACACGCCCCGATGCCGCAGGTCGTTATCCTATGAGTTCACAATTTATTGCCGAATGGAATAAAAACAATTTAAAATTTTTAGATGCGGAAGAAATTTATCCTCAAATTGATTCCCATTTTGACAACTTTCTTGAACAATTATCACTTATAGATAATGAATCAAAATTCGATTCTATTGGAAAAAAATATTCTCTCGAAATAAAAAAGAGGGATGAAAACTTTATCAGTCATCTTTTTCTTAAAAATATGGAATCAGAATATGTGCAAATTGGACAACAACATCCTGTGCTAAATTGTCCTAAAGCATTATCCTATTTTGCATCGCCTGATATACCAAAAAAAATAATTGCTATAGGAAGAGCCCATGCTCCTACAGGCTCAAGTTTTCACGTTAAAGTTCTTAATAATGCTATTTCCATATTACGTAAACAAGGTGTTTCTATTGACCTGCCTGCCAGTGAATTGATGTACCGTGGTTTTTGGAAAAATATTTCTAATTTAAAAATTCCATTGGAATTTTGGCTAGAAAATTCAGAAGAATTGCAACAATTTCCAAATTACCTGCTTCCAAAAGAAAATATTTTTAAATTTGGCAAAGCATTGCCGCCTTCAGCACACAGCCATTTGATAAATCGATTTTCTTATAGTTCCAACGATAAAAAAATTCTTATTCCCAATTGGAAAAGCGAATTATTTGATATCAATAAAAATATCTCTATAACAAGTTTTGAGAAATATATTCAATGCCCTTTGCAGTTCTTTTTATCAGAAGTATTAAATATTAAAAAAGAAGAACAAGAAGAATTATCCATTGATAATAAAGAAATTGGCAGCCGTATGCATGTCGTAGCGGAACAATTTATGACAAGACTTGTTACATTATTAGGTAACTATAATTATGAAAAAATAATGCCATCTATTTATAAAAATATCCTCAATTCTCTTAAAATTGAAGAGAATTTTCTAAGTTCAAATAAAGACCAATGGAAAAAAATTATAAATAATTGTATTATTAAAGAAAGTACCGAATTTAAAAAAGAAATTCAAATCACATTTGAAGAAGCTATTGATAATATTTGGGACGTTTTTAAAAATGAAAATAAAATGAATTTCACTCTGATACAGGAGAGAGAAATTTTAAAACGCACGTTTTTCCGCTTCCTCAATATTGAATATTTTTCAATTGAAAACCACCCCAATCGACTCACAGGCATTGAAAGAGAGCGACCCATATCTTTGGAATTAGAGGAAATGACATTCACAGGAAAAATAGATCGTATTGATGCTCATGAAAATGGCTTAAGCATTATTGATTATAAAACATCAAACATTCCTAAAACAGAAAAAAAAATTTCCCTATTTCCTTCTGAGCTCAAAGAAGTTAAAGGAAGCAAACTAAGTGCACAAGGCGGTTTATATTGTCTAGCTTGGGCACAAAAAAAACTGCTTGAAGAAGAGGAAAATCACAGCAGAAGTCAAATCATTTCCTTTTCACTTTATCATTTAAAAAATCTTGATGAGAAGTCAAACCCAATTATATCTTATGAATTTAGTTCCCTGCTTAAAAAAAATAATGAAACATATGAAAAACTAAGAAAAGAATATTCTCAATTTGCTTTGCGATTAAAGCAAGGCGATTTTTATCCTAATCCTATTAAGAAAGACACATGTAATTTTTGTGATTTTAAAGTATTATGTCCGACGCGCGTGGGGCTTAATACTGAAGAAATTGAGTCATTTGATGAGGATTGA
- a CDS encoding UvrD-helicase domain-containing protein: MNHYTIEQQKCIQFFPHTHDVKQHLLIEAGAGAGKTAVLTERIKWLLINKPKNINPSKLFIVTFSNDATKQIQEKIEKEISKDLNISDALSLIHISTIDSFFAELVQCIYPTWWESKQKNTFQMPPRLQLIEEDIVCQELKNSIHHFFIQHHFNDIELAYTIDFILSGAIKKSFIDSQGTLETILKTLCNETFLASSPEHLRIAAKEIHPSTPYLIHEFHKLARNEYEKRIIKGEFTYSDRALFLKENLKNNIPIQLQELIVDEYQDTNHIQHEILFRMVTECKARMIVVGDPKQSIYGFRNASVDVFQNLKIQNNWEHIELKKNFRSQPNLLNEMNLLSHFAFSWENPNFSAEFKNSYFYSEAKKKFTPENALEAGIKIDITKEEPCVHLVTTSLNKERFFSDIDKEFISQNNIKLEQYSLAVYANYIKEYQKKYNTQWNEMVILCEENKDAEKISQALKNIHVPVLNGSQKNKDTESSLEYQVALSLSRCLAGENDLFDLYQIMQSPLSHMTHHDIEKYFYFKKCDQFLENKIINIIEEHKIIAKDNFFKAWQLLRWKLVNLHNDFIKKSNASLFCAKMDQFSFALSAKLDSPHFRETLENSIADKINDKINLKNKNILPYPLRQWNVKSSSHIDFENSNSLEIKTVHKAKGLQWKHVFFYPKYGKLKSMGKFVSSLSDSFLDITWLQDDVENMSVLKRIRNEKFTENDMNIEYKPNGEIKKSYYFPNLRKQAEQDFERQRVFYTAFTRAQENLILLQPKRLKKDGFRDEIGKITECESLDFQNYLEEEVFIKYLDLHFKLRGFPKTKGKSAKNSEKKLPPEPWLQQDQELSPKNILNENKKISYQEYGPYFIKKFLEKKAENSNSEDIKYESAFSFNFFKEKYFKLDNDFILEKSNHEQIEKDESISKNNKFQNINYKIDHFKKNRERISKGILYHAAAENRKATLNSLQYLIEKISIAAFHEFEVWIKTSNKNNFLNTSRHIVDFLGILNPKDLLNLPFNEIYNLSHKEIENIKNKIQHIPINTKILFIIDYKTGNHALSHIDQIKNYMKIFSSINGFPEVKLDDHENSQFIPLGCLCYNNKLQSSNILTLDGQNLPFYNLMNGESIYLFI, translated from the coding sequence ATGAATCACTATACAATAGAACAACAAAAATGCATTCAATTTTTTCCCCACACTCACGATGTCAAGCAGCATTTGCTCATAGAGGCAGGTGCTGGTGCTGGAAAAACGGCTGTTTTAACCGAAAGAATAAAATGGTTGCTAATAAACAAGCCAAAAAACATCAATCCTTCAAAATTGTTTATTGTTACATTTTCTAATGATGCTACTAAACAAATTCAAGAAAAAATTGAAAAAGAAATTTCTAAAGATTTGAATATTTCAGATGCTCTTTCTTTAATTCACATTTCAACTATTGACAGTTTTTTTGCAGAATTAGTACAATGTATTTATCCTACTTGGTGGGAATCAAAACAAAAAAATACATTTCAAATGCCTCCTCGATTGCAACTGATTGAAGAAGATATTGTTTGTCAGGAGCTTAAAAATTCTATACATCATTTTTTTATTCAACATCATTTTAACGATATAGAATTAGCTTATACCATTGATTTTATTTTATCTGGTGCCATAAAAAAAAGTTTTATTGATAGCCAAGGAACTTTAGAAACAATATTAAAAACACTGTGCAATGAGACCTTTCTAGCTAGTTCACCAGAGCATTTAAGAATTGCGGCTAAAGAAATTCATCCTTCAACACCTTATTTAATTCATGAATTTCATAAATTAGCACGAAATGAGTATGAAAAAAGAATCATAAAAGGTGAGTTTACTTATTCCGATCGCGCCTTATTTTTAAAAGAAAACCTTAAAAATAATATTCCAATTCAGTTGCAAGAACTTATTGTAGATGAATATCAAGATACTAATCATATTCAACATGAAATATTATTTCGAATGGTAACAGAATGTAAGGCTCGTATGATTGTTGTAGGCGATCCCAAACAAAGTATTTATGGATTTCGCAATGCCAGCGTAGATGTCTTCCAGAATCTAAAAATTCAAAATAACTGGGAACATATTGAGCTTAAAAAAAACTTTCGATCACAACCCAACTTATTAAATGAAATGAATTTATTATCGCATTTTGCCTTCAGCTGGGAAAATCCGAATTTTTCGGCGGAGTTTAAAAATTCCTACTTTTATAGTGAAGCTAAAAAGAAATTTACTCCTGAAAATGCTCTTGAAGCAGGAATTAAAATAGACATTACAAAAGAAGAACCCTGTGTACATTTGGTAACAACATCTTTGAATAAAGAGCGTTTTTTTTCAGATATTGATAAAGAATTTATCAGTCAAAATAATATCAAATTGGAACAATACTCCTTAGCCGTTTATGCAAATTATATAAAAGAATATCAAAAAAAATATAATACTCAATGGAACGAAATGGTTATTTTATGTGAAGAAAATAAAGATGCTGAAAAAATATCACAAGCATTAAAAAATATTCACGTCCCCGTTCTCAATGGAAGTCAAAAAAATAAAGATACAGAGTCCTCTCTTGAATACCAAGTTGCCCTTTCTTTATCAAGATGTCTTGCAGGTGAAAACGATTTATTTGACTTATATCAAATTATGCAAAGTCCCCTTTCACATATGACACATCACGATATTGAAAAATATTTTTATTTTAAAAAATGTGATCAATTTTTAGAAAATAAAATTATAAATATTATTGAAGAGCATAAAATAATAGCAAAAGATAATTTTTTTAAAGCTTGGCAATTATTGCGCTGGAAACTTGTAAATCTTCATAATGATTTCATTAAAAAGTCGAATGCAAGTTTATTTTGCGCTAAAATGGATCAATTTTCATTTGCTTTATCAGCAAAACTTGACTCGCCTCACTTTAGAGAAACATTAGAAAATAGTATTGCAGACAAAATAAACGATAAAATAAATTTGAAAAATAAGAATATTCTACCCTATCCACTTCGACAATGGAATGTGAAATCCTCATCTCATATTGATTTTGAAAACAGCAATTCCCTTGAAATAAAAACGGTTCATAAAGCAAAAGGATTGCAATGGAAGCACGTATTTTTTTATCCTAAGTATGGAAAGTTAAAATCCATGGGTAAATTTGTTTCTTCTTTATCAGACTCTTTTTTAGATATTACTTGGCTGCAAGATGATGTTGAAAATATGTCTGTATTAAAAAGAATTCGCAATGAAAAGTTTACAGAAAATGATATGAATATAGAATATAAGCCAAATGGTGAAATTAAAAAATCATATTATTTTCCAAATTTAAGAAAACAAGCTGAACAAGATTTTGAACGCCAGCGGGTTTTTTATACTGCTTTCACAAGGGCACAAGAAAATCTTATTCTTCTCCAACCTAAAAGATTAAAAAAGGATGGCTTTCGTGATGAAATTGGAAAAATAACCGAATGTGAATCCTTAGATTTTCAAAATTATTTAGAAGAAGAAGTATTTATTAAATATTTGGATTTGCATTTTAAGTTAAGAGGTTTTCCAAAAACAAAAGGAAAATCTGCAAAAAATTCTGAAAAAAAATTACCCCCTGAACCCTGGCTACAACAGGATCAGGAACTTTCTCCAAAAAATATTTTAAATGAAAATAAAAAAATCAGCTACCAAGAATATGGCCCTTATTTTATAAAAAAATTCCTTGAAAAAAAGGCAGAAAATTCAAATTCTGAAGATATTAAATACGAATCTGCATTTTCATTTAATTTTTTTAAAGAAAAGTATTTTAAATTAGATAATGACTTTATTCTTGAAAAATCAAATCATGAACAAATAGAAAAAGATGAAAGTATAAGTAAAAATAATAAATTTCAAAACATAAATTATAAAATAGATCACTTTAAAAAAAATAGAGAGCGTATTTCTAAAGGTATTCTTTATCATGCTGCTGCTGAAAATAGAAAAGCGACATTAAACTCATTACAATATTTAATTGAAAAAATTTCAATTGCAGCATTTCATGAATTTGAAGTATGGATTAAAACAAGCAATAAAAATAACTTTTTGAATACATCCAGACACATAGTTGATTTTTTAGGGATTTTAAATCCGAAGGATTTACTTAATCTTCCCTTTAATGAAATTTATAATTTATCTCATAAAGAAATTGAGAATATCAAAAATAAAATCCAGCATATACCTATAAATACAAAAATTTTGTTTATCATTGACTATAAAACAGGCAATCATGCCTTATCGCATATTGATCAAATTAAAAATTATATGAAAATATTTTCCTCCATAAATGGTTTCCCCGAGGTTAAACTCGACGATCATGAAAACTCTCAGTTTATTCCATTGGGGTGTCTTTGCTATAACAATAAATTACAAAGTTCAAATATATTAACATTAGATGGGCAAAATTTGCCTTTCTACAATCTTATGAATGGAGAAAGCATATACCTTTTTATATAA
- a CDS encoding FmdB family zinc ribbon protein, whose protein sequence is MSFRDSFLVRFLLPIYLYEPTIWSENEQDSPCCYFEVLQSFKELPLKQCPTCGHDIHRAVTSFSIANKFDSNANASDSYQALDKKNNSPAARAAQLAMRHICRSGCRH, encoded by the coding sequence ATGTCTTTTAGAGATTCATTTTTAGTGAGGTTTCTTTTGCCCATTTATCTTTATGAACCGACAATTTGGTCTGAGAATGAACAGGATTCTCCTTGCTGTTATTTTGAAGTTTTACAATCTTTTAAAGAGCTGCCCTTAAAGCAATGTCCAACTTGCGGGCATGACATCCATCGTGCTGTGACATCTTTTAGCATCGCGAATAAATTTGATAGCAATGCAAATGCATCTGATTCCTATCAAGCATTGGATAAAAAAAATAATTCTCCTGCGGCAAGAGCTGCTCAATTAGCAATGCGTCATATATGTCGCAGTGGTTGCAGACATTAA
- a CDS encoding succinylglutamate desuccinylase/aspartoacylase domain-containing protein, which translates to MEDYLFKLKPYLNEFQKLEKKFENGVPHSISLDYKKHLGHIVFSGLIHGNEVGSLPALLKSIDDLLSNKLKYGGKVTFFLGNIDAALKNVRYLEADLNRSFGNKNSMQKSMERKRALEIMPLLNRADVYFDFHQTIMPCLKPFYIFEMNEQSYYWARAAGVAQTFVTRKKGSSFSAAGMCSDEYVRSLGKVGVTIELSEKGFSQESENICYNIIKRSLFLMDKVYGNKFSIKKLSHKNGDFEFFSVIHREPFSSPATKLKEGLANFNKVTKGMDLGWKDSQKTMISPKNGYILFPKYPTRNSEGNAIPPLPGEIFVLADKIKEHPLLWE; encoded by the coding sequence TTGGAAGACTATCTATTTAAATTAAAACCTTATTTAAATGAATTTCAGAAACTTGAAAAAAAATTTGAAAATGGTGTACCTCATAGCATTTCATTAGATTATAAAAAACACCTGGGACATATTGTTTTTTCGGGGCTAATTCATGGAAATGAGGTAGGCTCCCTACCCGCTCTATTAAAAAGCATTGATGATCTTCTGTCAAATAAACTAAAATATGGCGGCAAAGTTACATTTTTTTTGGGCAATATCGATGCTGCTCTCAAGAATGTGCGCTATTTAGAAGCCGATTTAAACCGCAGTTTTGGAAATAAAAACTCCATGCAGAAGTCCATGGAAAGAAAAAGAGCGCTTGAAATTATGCCGCTCCTCAATAGGGCAGATGTTTATTTTGATTTTCATCAAACGATCATGCCTTGTTTAAAGCCTTTTTATATTTTTGAAATGAATGAACAAAGTTACTATTGGGCGCGTGCTGCAGGAGTTGCTCAAACTTTTGTCACAAGAAAAAAAGGATCTTCTTTTTCTGCCGCAGGAATGTGTAGCGATGAATATGTTCGATCTCTTGGTAAAGTCGGTGTTACTATAGAACTCAGCGAAAAAGGTTTCTCACAAGAATCGGAAAATATTTGCTACAATATAATTAAAAGATCTTTATTTTTAATGGATAAAGTTTATGGAAATAAATTTTCAATTAAAAAATTATCCCATAAAAATGGGGATTTCGAATTTTTTTCTGTCATTCATAGAGAACCTTTTAGCAGTCCCGCTACAAAATTAAAAGAAGGTCTTGCCAATTTTAATAAAGTAACTAAAGGAATGGATTTAGGATGGAAAGACTCTCAAAAAACAATGATATCTCCCAAAAATGGTTACATCTTATTTCCAAAATATCCAACACGTAACTCGGAAGGGAATGCGATCCCACCGCTTCCAGGTGAAATATTCGTTTTAGCTGACAAGATAAAGGAACATCCTCTTTTGTGGGAATAG
- a CDS encoding acetoacetate--CoA ligase — MFHKRSSSFFFDHSSECLWEPSLNHINSSQLHHFINFINQKYSLQIKNFSELYNWSIDSHEDNQGVACFWSAIWDFSEIKSKNKGNIIVENLNQFKLAQWFPEAKLNFSENILRKNDNSDAIIFKGENKIYRKLSWACLHNEVSKVQQFMQQCNLKKGDRVAFFIPNIPETIVILLAAASLGLICTFCSPDFGVQGVLDRFSQVKPTLFVFSDKYLYNGKTISNLEKVQEILNKLSVVKYAIQISYFKDNNHSNLDILNKELNISQYESILEKYKLKKIYFEPLPFSHPLYIMYSSGTTGIPKCIVHGAGGTLIQHLKEHKLHCNFKSGDKVFYYTTCGWMMWQWLVSSLASECTVLLYDGSPFYPGSEALFEFIDQENVKFFGTSAKFIDAVRKSSFIPKEKYSFKNLEIIGSTGSPLVAESFDFVYHNIKKEVCLSSLSGGTDIISCFVLGNPMGKVYRGEIQTRGLGMKVEVFNEEGKSIIDEKGELVCTLPFPCQPLYFWNDPQNKKFYASYFEKFDNVWHHGDWMEIKKQGGIVIYGRSDATLNPGGVRIGTAEIYRQVEQFDEVEECIAIDQKWGNDSRIILFLKLKKDIVLNDNLSTNIKQKLKVNCSPRHVPAKIVAVPDIPRTKSGKIVELAVRNIVNNQDVKNKESMANPESLSFFKNLAELSCD; from the coding sequence ATGTTTCATAAAAGAAGCTCCTCGTTTTTTTTTGATCATTCGTCCGAATGCCTCTGGGAGCCTTCCTTAAACCATATAAATTCTTCGCAACTACATCATTTTATAAATTTTATAAATCAAAAATATTCTTTGCAAATTAAAAATTTTTCTGAATTATACAATTGGTCAATTGATTCCCATGAAGACAATCAGGGTGTTGCCTGTTTTTGGTCTGCTATTTGGGATTTTTCTGAAATAAAATCAAAAAATAAAGGAAATATTATTGTAGAGAATTTAAATCAATTTAAATTAGCACAATGGTTTCCCGAAGCAAAATTAAATTTCTCCGAAAATATTTTACGGAAAAATGATAACTCCGATGCTATTATATTCAAAGGTGAAAATAAAATATACAGAAAATTATCCTGGGCATGTCTTCATAATGAAGTTTCAAAAGTGCAGCAATTTATGCAACAATGTAACCTTAAAAAAGGCGATAGGGTTGCATTTTTTATTCCCAATATTCCTGAGACTATTGTTATTTTACTTGCGGCAGCAAGTTTAGGCTTAATTTGTACATTTTGCTCCCCCGATTTTGGTGTACAAGGTGTTCTCGACCGTTTTAGTCAGGTAAAGCCTACTTTATTTGTTTTTTCGGATAAGTATTTATATAACGGTAAAACTATTTCAAATTTGGAAAAGGTTCAAGAAATATTAAATAAATTATCTGTGGTTAAATACGCAATTCAGATTTCTTATTTCAAAGATAATAATCACTCTAATTTAGATATCTTAAATAAGGAATTGAATATTTCACAATATGAATCAATATTAGAAAAATATAAGTTAAAAAAAATTTATTTTGAACCTCTGCCTTTTTCTCATCCTCTTTATATTATGTATTCTTCAGGTACCACAGGGATTCCAAAATGTATTGTTCATGGGGCAGGTGGAACATTAATTCAACATTTAAAAGAACATAAGTTGCACTGTAATTTTAAATCTGGTGACAAAGTATTTTATTATACGACCTGTGGATGGATGATGTGGCAATGGTTAGTAAGCAGTTTGGCTTCAGAATGTACCGTGTTACTTTATGATGGCTCCCCTTTTTACCCAGGTAGTGAAGCTTTATTTGAATTCATTGATCAAGAAAATGTTAAATTTTTTGGAACTTCAGCCAAATTTATTGATGCTGTAAGAAAATCCAGTTTTATTCCTAAAGAAAAATATTCATTTAAAAATTTAGAAATCATAGGATCGACGGGATCTCCCTTAGTCGCAGAAAGTTTTGACTTTGTATATCATAATATTAAAAAAGAGGTTTGCTTGTCTTCCTTATCAGGTGGAACCGATATTATATCCTGTTTTGTTTTGGGAAATCCCATGGGGAAGGTTTATCGTGGTGAAATTCAAACCCGTGGTTTAGGCATGAAAGTCGAAGTTTTTAATGAAGAAGGAAAAAGCATTATCGATGAAAAAGGGGAACTCGTCTGCACGTTACCTTTTCCCTGTCAGCCCTTATATTTTTGGAATGATCCCCAAAATAAAAAATTTTATGCTAGTTATTTCGAAAAATTTGATAATGTTTGGCATCATGGAGACTGGATGGAAATTAAAAAACAAGGGGGGATTGTTATTTATGGTCGCTCCGATGCTACTTTAAATCCAGGAGGGGTGCGTATTGGAACTGCCGAAATTTACAGACAAGTGGAACAATTTGATGAAGTGGAAGAGTGTATTGCTATCGATCAAAAATGGGGTAATGATTCACGTATTATTTTATTTTTAAAATTAAAAAAAGATATTGTTTTGAATGATAATCTTAGTACTAATATTAAACAAAAATTAAAAGTAAATTGTTCGCCAAGGCATGTCCCCGCTAAAATTGTTGCTGTTCCAGATATTCCGCGTACAAAATCGGGAAAAATTGTAGAATTAGCTGTGCGAAATATTGTGAATAATCAAGATGTTAAAAATAAAGAATCAATGGCAAATCCAGAATCGTTGTCCTTTTTTAAAAATTTAGCCGAACTCAGTTGTGATTGA
- a CDS encoding acyl-CoA thioesterase, which yields MSTHNHNQIKHVNPSETEINNNVYQRVTSHLVLSAHLNAASNLFGGLLVQWADECAGIFVMEVLKTHHVVTKKISEVLFNEPAKLGDVLEFLCRVKAVGMTSITVECVTRAKQIDREDRLRTILNCDFVFVKIDKFGRPAHHQFVLEES from the coding sequence ATGTCAACACATAATCATAATCAAATTAAACACGTAAATCCAAGTGAGACTGAAATAAACAATAATGTTTATCAACGTGTAACTTCCCATCTTGTTTTGAGTGCGCATTTAAATGCGGCGAGTAATCTTTTTGGAGGTCTCCTGGTTCAATGGGCTGACGAATGTGCCGGGATATTTGTCATGGAAGTATTAAAAACACATCATGTAGTTACAAAGAAAATATCCGAAGTTTTATTTAACGAACCTGCAAAATTGGGAGATGTGTTGGAGTTTTTGTGTCGCGTAAAAGCCGTAGGTATGACTTCTATTACTGTTGAATGTGTAACAAGAGCAAAACAGATTGACAGGGAAGATAGACTCCGTACTATCTTAAATTGTGATTTTGTATTTGTAAAAATCGATAAATTTGGACGTCCTGCACATCATCAATTTGTTTTGGAGGAAAGTTAA
- a CDS encoding FliG C-terminal domain-containing protein, translating to MTPGQKAAAILALAGEEAASKLIQNIPEYEVKKILRSFSRLPRLSDQDIDNIAQEFLEIIKKLNSENNKFSIESAKKILITANKSIKDEKWIETISDSFLIDEIRNITNEIDDKTISQWMKSELPQTMSLLISICLPEKASALFKYLQENVRGEIILRISQMNHVDTPELENMYEELEKLRKNRHTIITSPGGFEKILSMLQASSPEQRQKHLEGIELRDPDLAQKLLYALVSVRRLSELDSNHLSILCASLSDNIISLGLRQEPDEIKEKYLSALSKKRRHIIQDDMGHSKQPKKDADIAAALIVKKALELKDAGKILFPWEGTLV from the coding sequence ATGACACCTGGTCAAAAAGCGGCAGCAATTCTTGCCCTCGCAGGTGAAGAAGCTGCAAGTAAATTAATTCAAAATATTCCAGAATATGAAGTTAAAAAAATATTAAGATCATTTAGTAGATTACCAAGATTGAGCGATCAAGATATTGATAACATAGCACAAGAGTTTCTTGAAATCATCAAAAAATTGAATTCAGAAAATAATAAATTTTCAATTGAAAGTGCAAAAAAAATATTAATAACAGCTAATAAATCCATAAAAGATGAAAAATGGATTGAAACCATATCGGATTCTTTTTTAATCGATGAGATCCGAAATATCACAAATGAAATTGATGATAAAACAATAAGCCAATGGATGAAGAGTGAATTACCACAGACAATGTCACTGTTAATTTCCATATGTCTACCCGAAAAAGCCTCTGCTCTTTTTAAATATCTCCAAGAAAATGTGCGAGGTGAAATTATTCTTCGCATAAGCCAAATGAACCATGTCGACACACCCGAATTAGAAAATATGTATGAAGAGCTTGAAAAGCTTAGAAAAAATAGACATACCATCATCACAAGTCCTGGTGGATTTGAAAAAATATTAAGTATGCTACAAGCTTCCTCTCCTGAACAAAGACAAAAGCACCTTGAAGGGATTGAATTGAGAGATCCCGATCTGGCGCAAAAACTCCTCTATGCCCTGGTTTCTGTACGGCGCCTTTCCGAATTAGACAGCAATCATTTGTCTATTTTATGTGCAAGCTTATCCGATAACATCATTTCCCTGGGATTAAGACAGGAACCCGATGAAATTAAAGAAAAATATTTGTCTGCCTTGTCGAAAAAAAGACGGCATATTATTCAAGATGACATGGGTCATAGCAAACAACCTAAAAAAGATGCCGACATCGCCGCCGCACTCATTGTGAAAAAAGCCTTAGAACTCAAAGATGCCGGAAAAATTTTATTTCCATGGGAAGGGACTTTGGTATAA